In the Rubrivivax gelatinosus IL144 genome, TGGCGCTGGCCGTGATCCTGCTGTCGCTGCTGGGCTCGTACGCGTTCTACGCCTTCTTCCAGGTGTATTCGCCGTCCAGCATTTCCGACACCTGGGTTCCCAACCAAGTCGAGATCGCCTGGATGCTGGCGACGACCGCGGCCGCGCTGGCGATCGCGATCCAGGCCGCGACCCGGCTGTCGCGCCGCATCCTGCGGCCGCTGAACTCGGTGGCCGAGAGCCTGCGCGAGGTCGCCGAAGGCAACTTGCAGGCGCGTGCCGCCACCGATGACGAGTCGCTGGGCGAGGCCTCGCGGCTGGTCGGCGACTTCAACACGATGGCCGAGCGGCTGCAGTCCATGGCCGAGGAGCGCCGCTTCTGGAGCGCCGCCATCGCCCACGAACTGCGCACGCCGGTGACGGTGCTGCGCGGGCGTCTTCAGGGGCTGACCGAAGGCGTGTTCGCGCCCGACCCGCAGCTCTTCGAAAGCCTGCTGCGCCAGGTGGAAGGCCTGAGCCGGCTGATCGAGGACTTGCGCGTGCTGAGCCTCACCGACAGCGGCCACCTCGACCTGCAGCGCGCGCCGGCCGACCTGGGTGCGGAGATCGCGGCCGTCGTGCACGCCGTCGAGGCGCGGCTGGCGGCGCGCGGTTTCACGCTCGCGCTCGCACTGGAGCTGCCGGCGCCGGTCGACTGCGACCCGGTGCGCATCCGCCAGGCGCTGATGGCGCTGCTGGAGAACGCGCTGATGCACGCCGACCCCGGCCCGCTGCGCGTGCGCGCGCGGCTGCACGAGGGCTGGGCGACGCTGGCCGTCGAAGACGGCGGCCCCGGCATCCCGCCAGAGCTGGAAGGCCAGCTGTTCGAAGCCTTCCGCCGCGGCGACCCGTCGCGCTCGCGCCGCAGCGGCGGCAGCGGGCTGGGGCTGGCGGTCGTCAAGGCGATCGCCCAGGCGCACGGCGGGCGGGTGGGCAGCGAGCCGCTCGCCGGCGGTGGCACGGCGGTGTGGCTCGCCTGGCCGGTCGCGCAAGCCGCGAGCGACTGAAACCGCGGCGAGGCCAGACCCAGGCCCCGGCCGATGCACCGGCACGAACAAGCTCCGCACTGAACCAGTGCGGCGACGGCGTCGCGCCGGTGCGCACCCGGACAAGGCGACCGCACCAATGCGGGCCTGCAACTTGCTTCCTCGGTGCGCCGCCTGCCCGTGGGCGGTGCAGAAACAGAGGCAAGCCCGCCAGCGAACGGCGGCACGCTGGAGGGACTCCCGATTTGGACTCGATCCGTCAGGGCGCCGATGCGCTCTTCATCCTGCTGGGCGCCATCATGGTGCTCGCCATGCACGCCGGCTTCGCCTTCCTGGAGCTGGGCACGGTGCGGCAGAAGAACCAGGTCAATGCGCTGGTCAAGATCC is a window encoding:
- a CDS encoding sensor histidine kinase, whose amino-acid sequence is MSAASASGLKRQIVLAMAALALAVILLSLLGSYAFYAFFQVYSPSSISDTWVPNQVEIAWMLATTAAALAIAIQAATRLSRRILRPLNSVAESLREVAEGNLQARAATDDESLGEASRLVGDFNTMAERLQSMAEERRFWSAAIAHELRTPVTVLRGRLQGLTEGVFAPDPQLFESLLRQVEGLSRLIEDLRVLSLTDSGHLDLQRAPADLGAEIAAVVHAVEARLAARGFTLALALELPAPVDCDPVRIRQALMALLENALMHADPGPLRVRARLHEGWATLAVEDGGPGIPPELEGQLFEAFRRGDPSRSRRSGGSGLGLAVVKAIAQAHGGRVGSEPLAGGGTAVWLAWPVAQAASD